A stretch of Desulfovibrio desulfuricans DSM 642 DNA encodes these proteins:
- a CDS encoding GntP family permease — translation MDVGSWQMIAGLVVGICVLVGLILYSRIHAFPALIIAAIVTGLVGGMPFSKVIASVTKGFGGTLGSIGIIIGFGIMMGAIFEKSGAAKRMAKVFLKLFGKGREELALATTGFIVSIPIFCDSGFVILSPLAKAISRATGKSLITLGVALAAGLVITHHLIPPTPGPVASAEYFNVPLGDMILFGLLLAIPLTIASIIYARYIGNKVFRLPAQDSDDGFVDQPYAIGAGGQWMDEDDSKLPSAWKSFAPILIPVVLILLGTFTTALVPKAERVGLMFDLIDGLGSPVVAVGIGLVFAAFFLTDGMSRKDVVNTMDDSVKQAGIILLVTGGGGALGMVLRDSGAGTHVANLIATMHLPAVILPLAIATIVRLMQGSGTVAMVTSASIVAPMAATLGLNPTLGALACCTGAFIFSYFNDSYYWVVTRMLGVSDVREQIRIWSVTTTICWAVGCTILIVAGFFI, via the coding sequence ATGGATGTGGGCAGTTGGCAGATGATTGCCGGCCTTGTGGTTGGCATCTGCGTTCTGGTTGGTCTTATTCTTTACAGTCGTATTCACGCCTTCCCGGCGCTGATCATTGCCGCCATCGTCACGGGCCTTGTGGGCGGCATGCCCTTCAGCAAGGTTATCGCTTCTGTCACCAAGGGCTTTGGCGGCACCCTGGGCAGCATCGGCATCATCATCGGTTTTGGCATCATGATGGGCGCCATCTTTGAAAAATCCGGCGCTGCCAAGCGCATGGCCAAGGTTTTTCTGAAACTTTTTGGCAAAGGCCGCGAAGAACTGGCCCTTGCCACAACGGGCTTTATCGTGTCCATTCCCATTTTCTGCGATTCGGGTTTTGTCATTCTTTCGCCGCTGGCAAAAGCCATTTCGCGGGCCACTGGCAAAAGCCTCATCACTCTTGGCGTGGCGCTGGCGGCAGGGCTGGTCATCACCCACCACCTTATTCCGCCCACTCCCGGCCCTGTGGCCTCGGCGGAATACTTCAACGTGCCCCTTGGCGACATGATCCTGTTCGGCCTGCTGCTGGCCATCCCCCTGACCATCGCCTCCATCATCTATGCCCGTTACATCGGGAACAAGGTTTTTCGTCTGCCCGCACAGGACAGCGATGATGGCTTTGTGGATCAGCCCTATGCCATCGGCGCTGGCGGCCAGTGGATGGATGAAGATGACAGCAAGCTGCCCTCGGCCTGGAAGAGCTTTGCACCCATTCTTATTCCCGTAGTGCTCATCCTGCTTGGCACCTTCACCACCGCCCTTGTTCCCAAGGCTGAGCGCGTGGGCTTGATGTTTGACCTCATTGACGGCCTTGGTTCCCCCGTTGTGGCAGTGGGCATCGGCCTTGTTTTCGCGGCCTTCTTCCTCACCGACGGCATGAGCCGCAAGGACGTCGTCAACACGATGGACGACTCCGTCAAGCAGGCGGGCATCATTCTGCTCGTTACCGGCGGCGGCGGCGCGCTGGGCATGGTGCTGCGCGACAGCGGCGCGGGTACGCATGTGGCAAACCTCATTGCCACCATGCATCTGCCTGCGGTCATCCTGCCGCTTGCCATCGCCACCATTGTGCGCCTTATGCAGGGTTCCGGCACTGTGGCCATGGTCACATCGGCCTCCATCGTTGCGCCCATGGCCGCAACCCTTGGCCTCAACCCCACCCTTGGGGCGCTGGCCTGTTGCACTGGCGCATTTATCTTCTCCTACTTCAATGACAGCTACTACTGGGTTGTCACCCGCATGCTCGGTGTTTCGGACGTGCGCGAGCAGATCCGCATCTGGTCGGTCACGACCACCATCTGCTGGGCTGTGGGCTGCACCATCCTCATCGTGGCGGGCTTTTTCATCTAG
- a CDS encoding succinate dehydrogenase/fumarate reductase iron-sulfur subunit, producing the protein MPTIIIDRFDGKNSFEQSYKLDPADVAGKTVLNTLLFIKQTQDPTLNFTASCRCAICGACAVRVNGHAILACDTKMEDLAKTYGSDTFHISPLANFKVISDLVVDWEPAMENLRKVHPGMVAKSEFSMKEGCRQNQKEFDRIIKQWDCILCGACASECNKLSADRSDYMEPFVFTHAWRVANDSRTKDPLLHGKPAVAGGLWNCVHCQECASRCPKGISAADDIAGLRAMVMAKGMTDGVGPAHAKSFYTDLVDDSGRLNEVRLALRTEGISTIARAGMAVTLLRQGKMNPLEAFGGETIEGHDALVKMIQAAHAAEKE; encoded by the coding sequence ATGCCCACTATCATCATTGACCGCTTTGACGGCAAAAACAGTTTTGAGCAGAGCTACAAACTTGATCCGGCGGACGTGGCGGGCAAGACCGTGCTCAACACCCTGCTGTTCATCAAGCAGACCCAGGATCCCACGCTGAACTTCACGGCCTCCTGCCGCTGCGCCATTTGCGGCGCGTGTGCGGTGCGCGTCAACGGGCATGCGATTCTGGCCTGCGACACCAAGATGGAAGACCTCGCCAAAACCTACGGTTCGGACACCTTCCACATTTCGCCTCTGGCGAACTTCAAGGTTATTTCCGACCTTGTTGTGGACTGGGAACCCGCCATGGAAAACCTGCGCAAGGTGCATCCGGGCATGGTGGCAAAATCCGAATTCTCCATGAAGGAAGGCTGCCGCCAGAACCAGAAGGAATTCGACCGCATCATCAAGCAGTGGGACTGCATCCTTTGCGGCGCGTGCGCCTCTGAGTGCAACAAGCTCAGCGCCGACCGCAGCGACTACATGGAACCCTTTGTCTTCACCCACGCATGGCGCGTGGCCAACGATTCGCGCACCAAGGATCCCTTGCTGCACGGCAAGCCCGCCGTGGCGGGCGGCCTGTGGAACTGCGTGCATTGTCAGGAATGCGCCAGCCGCTGCCCCAAGGGCATCAGCGCAGCCGACGACATCGCCGGCCTGCGGGCCATGGTTATGGCCAAGGGCATGACCGACGGCGTTGGCCCGGCCCACGCCAAGTCGTTCTACACCGATCTGGTGGACGATTCCGGCCGCCTCAACGAAGTGCGCCTTGCCCTGCGCACCGAAGGCATCAGCACCATTGCCCGCGCGGGCATGGCTGTGACCCTGCTGCGCCAGGGCAAGATGAATCCGCTTGAGGCCTTTGGCGGCGAAACCATTGAAGGGCATGACGCTCTGGTGAAGATGATTCAGGCGGCCCATGCCGCAGAGAAGGAGTAG
- the cobA gene encoding uroporphyrinogen-III C-methyltransferase: MKVFLIGAGPGDPGLLTIKGRDALAAADVVVYDALANDSLLSYARPDAEKIYVGKVAGNHALPQDQINALLVSKAKEGNVVARLKGGDPYIFGRGGEEGEELAAAGIPFEEVPGISSTIAAPAYAGIPVTHRDFASSVTIITGHENPDKPGSVHNWEALAASASTLVFVMGMKNLPDIARNLLEAGMDPHTPAALIYRGTTPYQRSLVDTLARLPQAAVEAKFTNPSVILVGKVAALRDTLGWFEKKPLFGRSIVVTRAREQASGLAQSLTALGAEVIQCPTIEISPLADYAELDAALGNLASYRWVIFTSVNGVKHFWLRLAKAGKDSRALGNCKVAAIGPATADALTERGITPDFIPERYMAEGVLEGLLALENGNVAGMRFLLPRAAKAREVLPEELRKAGAVVDVISAYETVPAAHKRDEVLERINAGTLNCVTFGSSSTVENFLALIPAAILKMHPEVKLAAIGPVTAETLKKNGLTCNIMPMDYTIPALVDALKTYFAR; encoded by the coding sequence ATGAAGGTATTTCTCATCGGAGCCGGACCCGGCGATCCGGGCCTGCTGACCATCAAGGGGCGTGACGCCCTGGCCGCCGCCGATGTGGTGGTATACGACGCCCTGGCAAACGACAGTCTGCTCTCTTACGCCCGCCCCGATGCGGAAAAAATCTATGTGGGCAAGGTGGCGGGCAACCACGCCCTGCCGCAGGATCAGATCAACGCCCTCCTGGTCAGCAAGGCCAAGGAAGGCAACGTTGTGGCCCGCCTGAAAGGCGGCGACCCCTATATCTTTGGACGCGGCGGCGAAGAAGGCGAGGAACTGGCGGCTGCGGGCATTCCCTTTGAAGAGGTGCCCGGCATCAGCAGCACCATAGCCGCCCCCGCCTATGCGGGCATTCCCGTGACTCACAGGGATTTTGCCTCTTCCGTGACCATCATCACCGGGCACGAAAATCCGGACAAGCCAGGCTCCGTGCACAACTGGGAGGCCCTTGCCGCCAGCGCCTCCACCCTGGTCTTTGTGATGGGCATGAAAAACCTGCCCGACATCGCCCGCAATCTGCTTGAAGCTGGCATGGACCCGCACACCCCGGCGGCGCTTATCTATCGCGGCACCACGCCCTACCAGCGCAGCCTTGTGGATACCCTGGCCCGTCTGCCCCAGGCTGCGGTAGAAGCCAAATTCACCAACCCTTCGGTCATTCTTGTGGGCAAGGTTGCCGCCCTGCGCGACACCCTTGGCTGGTTTGAAAAAAAGCCGCTGTTTGGCCGCAGCATTGTTGTGACCCGCGCGCGCGAGCAGGCCAGTGGCCTCGCCCAGAGCCTCACAGCGCTGGGGGCCGAGGTCATCCAGTGCCCCACCATTGAAATCAGCCCTCTGGCCGATTACGCCGAACTTGACGCGGCTCTGGGCAATCTTGCCAGCTACCGCTGGGTTATCTTTACCTCGGTCAATGGCGTAAAGCACTTCTGGCTGCGGCTGGCAAAGGCGGGCAAGGACAGCCGCGCGCTCGGCAACTGCAAGGTGGCCGCCATCGGCCCCGCCACAGCCGATGCCCTGACCGAACGCGGCATCACCCCCGATTTCATTCCCGAGCGCTACATGGCCGAGGGTGTGCTCGAAGGCCTGCTGGCCCTTGAAAACGGCAACGTGGCAGGCATGCGCTTTTTGCTGCCCCGCGCCGCCAAGGCCCGCGAAGTGCTGCCCGAAGAACTGCGCAAGGCAGGGGCCGTGGTGGACGTTATTTCCGCCTACGAAACCGTGCCCGCCGCGCACAAAAGGGACGAAGTGCTCGAACGCATCAACGCTGGCACCCTGAACTGCGTGACCTTCGGCTCCTCCTCCACGGTGGAGAACTTCCTCGCCCTTATCCCGGCTGCAATCCTCAAGATGCACCCGGAAGTGAAGCTGGCCGCCATCGGGCCGGTAACGGCAGAAACGCTGAAAAAAAACGGCCTTACCTGCAACATCATGCCCATGGATTACACCATCCCGGCACTGGTGGACGCCCTGAAAACGTACTTTGCGAGATAA
- a CDS encoding leucyl aminopeptidase — protein sequence MDIRFQNLGPEQWKGDVLLAPVCQDEALLEQVPELDKVAPWLVIAPALRDFKGKTGELALLHGHPDLSVPRVLAVGLGPREKVSTADIRKAIAAAVQLCRKQGYTSIVLPEPALAKLPGGRERLVEECVCAAQLALYRFTALKKSDEDETADPQWLAVAFDGQEVPDAAHAAARRGENAAWAVSLARDLATTPPNLLYPEMLAQKAQELAREKGFACTVLDETDLEKEGMGCLMAVGQGSGRPPRLIVLEHAPAGHEQDKPLVLVGKGITFDTGGISLKPAANMHQMKADMTGAATVLATVAALAQEDAPRRVVGLLACAENMPGGRAMRPGDVVRAANGDTVEIQNTDAEGRLALCDALAYAQKTWVPAAVVDIATLTGACAVALGTQLAGLFSDDADLAERIRAAGGACGEEYWPLPLWKPYVESLKSEVADICHMGPREGGAINAALFLQHFIQEGVRWAHLDIAGVDWAAKATPLAPAGPTAFGARTLLDLARGGV from the coding sequence ATGGATATACGCTTTCAGAATCTCGGACCGGAACAATGGAAAGGGGACGTTCTGCTGGCCCCCGTCTGCCAGGACGAAGCCCTGCTTGAGCAGGTTCCTGAACTGGACAAGGTTGCTCCCTGGCTGGTCATAGCCCCTGCCCTGCGCGACTTCAAGGGCAAGACGGGCGAACTGGCCCTTCTGCACGGGCATCCCGACCTTTCCGTTCCCCGCGTGCTGGCCGTGGGCCTTGGCCCGAGGGAAAAGGTCTCCACCGCCGACATCCGCAAGGCCATTGCCGCCGCAGTGCAACTGTGCCGCAAGCAGGGCTACACGTCCATAGTGCTGCCCGAACCGGCTCTGGCAAAACTGCCCGGAGGCCGCGAACGGCTGGTGGAAGAATGCGTATGCGCCGCCCAGCTTGCCCTGTACCGCTTTACGGCCCTCAAAAAGTCCGATGAGGACGAAACCGCCGATCCGCAGTGGCTGGCCGTGGCCTTTGACGGCCAGGAAGTGCCGGACGCCGCCCACGCCGCCGCCCGCAGGGGTGAAAACGCCGCCTGGGCCGTGAGCCTGGCCCGCGACCTTGCCACCACGCCGCCCAACCTGCTCTACCCCGAAATGCTGGCCCAGAAGGCGCAGGAACTGGCGCGCGAAAAAGGCTTTGCCTGCACCGTGCTGGACGAAACCGATCTGGAAAAGGAAGGCATGGGCTGCCTCATGGCCGTGGGCCAGGGTTCGGGCCGTCCGCCCCGCCTCATCGTGCTGGAGCACGCCCCCGCCGGGCATGAACAGGACAAGCCCCTCGTGCTTGTGGGCAAGGGCATCACCTTTGATACGGGCGGCATCAGCCTCAAGCCCGCCGCCAACATGCACCAGATGAAGGCCGACATGACCGGCGCCGCAACGGTGCTGGCCACTGTGGCGGCCCTTGCGCAGGAAGACGCGCCCCGCCGCGTGGTGGGCCTGCTGGCCTGCGCCGAAAACATGCCCGGTGGCCGCGCCATGCGCCCCGGCGATGTGGTGCGCGCCGCCAATGGCGACACTGTTGAAATCCAGAATACCGATGCGGAAGGCCGCCTTGCCCTGTGCGATGCACTGGCCTACGCCCAGAAAACATGGGTTCCGGCTGCTGTGGTTGATATTGCCACCCTCACCGGGGCCTGCGCCGTTGCGCTGGGGACCCAGCTTGCGGGTCTGTTCAGCGATGATGCCGACCTTGCCGAGCGCATCCGCGCGGCAGGCGGCGCTTGCGGCGAAGAGTACTGGCCCCTGCCGCTGTGGAAGCCCTATGTTGAATCGCTCAAAAGCGAAGTGGCCGATATTTGCCACATGGGCCCGCGCGAAGGCGGGGCCATCAACGCCGCGCTCTTTTTGCAACACTTTATTCAAGAGGGCGTGCGCTGGGCCCATCTGGACATTGCCGGGGTAGACTGGGCCGCCAAGGCCACACCCCTTGCTCCGGCAGGGCCCACGGCCTTTGGCGCGCGTACGCTGCTCGATCTCGCCAGGGGAGGCGTATAA
- the sdhA gene encoding 8-methylmenaquinol:fumarate reductase flavoprotein subunit, whose amino-acid sequence MTQQFTRRKFLQSACITISALTVNMSGIEKALAAAAGVGPLATCDILIIGSGGAGLRAAVAALQKNPKLNVVVVSKCMPSRSATCMAEGGINGVTDFSKGDSYELHCFDTVKGGDYLVDQESTLKFCEQAGPAILELDYLGMPFSRTAEGKVKARPFGGASKVRCNYSADKTGHIVAHTCLDDALSHGVKFLMDHELLDVAVDNGRCEGAVLRNIRTGEIAPVRAKAVVLATGGYTRIFWNRTSTPYIATGDGVAAALRAGIPFKDAEMVQFHPTGVVHGGVLITEAARGEGGYLLNNKGERFMKAYAPAKMELGPRDIVARAIETEIREGRGYGQGLEAYVLLDLRHLGKEKIVHDLPQIRHVGKLFENIDLVDKPMVIRPTAHYSMGGIDVNTFDDMATVVPGLFAAGEASCVSIHGANRLGGNSLADAVVTGKIAGNGAAAFASHADFGAGKRLTDLTARWQDRFRNTTNGGDAKQMYTIREEMGAQLWDNMGIFRTQAKLGSLSSTLADLRSRYDALRVPNANPVYNTVFTEYVELGNMLQLAQAACLAASERKESRGAHTREDFPKRDDANFLKHSMVTMDDSGKMRMGWKEVEITKFKPEERKY is encoded by the coding sequence ATGACGCAGCAGTTTACCCGCAGAAAGTTTCTGCAATCGGCCTGCATCACCATCAGCGCGCTGACGGTGAACATGAGCGGCATTGAAAAAGCTCTTGCCGCAGCCGCTGGTGTCGGCCCCCTGGCCACCTGCGACATCCTGATCATCGGATCGGGTGGAGCTGGCCTGCGAGCCGCCGTGGCAGCCCTGCAAAAAAATCCCAAACTCAATGTGGTTGTGGTCAGCAAATGCATGCCCTCGCGCAGCGCCACCTGTATGGCCGAAGGCGGCATCAACGGCGTCACCGATTTCAGCAAGGGCGACTCCTACGAGCTGCACTGCTTTGATACCGTGAAGGGCGGCGATTATCTGGTTGACCAGGAATCCACGCTCAAATTCTGCGAACAGGCAGGCCCCGCCATCCTCGAGCTGGATTATCTGGGCATGCCCTTCTCCCGCACGGCTGAAGGCAAGGTCAAGGCCCGTCCCTTTGGCGGCGCTTCCAAGGTGCGTTGCAACTATTCCGCCGACAAAACCGGCCACATCGTTGCCCACACCTGCCTGGACGATGCCCTGAGCCACGGCGTCAAATTCCTCATGGATCACGAGCTGCTTGACGTGGCCGTGGATAATGGCCGCTGCGAAGGCGCCGTGCTGCGCAACATCCGCACCGGCGAAATCGCCCCTGTGCGCGCCAAGGCAGTGGTGCTTGCCACCGGCGGCTATACCCGCATTTTCTGGAACCGCACCTCCACACCCTACATTGCCACAGGCGACGGCGTAGCCGCTGCACTGCGCGCAGGCATTCCCTTCAAGGATGCCGAAATGGTGCAGTTCCACCCCACGGGCGTGGTGCACGGCGGCGTGCTGATTACCGAAGCGGCCCGCGGCGAAGGCGGCTATCTGCTCAATAACAAGGGCGAACGCTTCATGAAGGCTTACGCCCCCGCCAAGATGGAACTTGGACCCCGCGACATCGTGGCCCGCGCTATCGAGACGGAAATCCGCGAGGGTCGTGGCTACGGCCAGGGCCTGGAAGCCTATGTGCTGCTTGACCTGAGGCACCTCGGCAAGGAAAAGATCGTGCATGATCTGCCGCAGATCCGCCACGTTGGCAAGCTTTTTGAAAATATCGACCTTGTGGACAAGCCCATGGTCATCCGCCCCACGGCCCACTACTCCATGGGCGGCATTGACGTGAACACCTTTGACGACATGGCCACGGTTGTGCCCGGCCTGTTTGCCGCTGGTGAAGCTTCGTGCGTGTCCATCCACGGCGCAAACCGCCTTGGCGGCAACTCGCTGGCCGATGCCGTGGTGACGGGCAAAATCGCCGGTAACGGCGCGGCGGCCTTTGCCAGCCATGCTGATTTTGGCGCTGGCAAACGCCTCACCGATCTGACCGCCCGCTGGCAGGATCGCTTCCGCAACACCACCAACGGCGGCGATGCCAAGCAGATGTATACCATCCGCGAAGAAATGGGCGCGCAGCTCTGGGACAACATGGGTATCTTCCGCACCCAGGCCAAGCTCGGCTCCCTGAGCAGCACCCTTGCCGACCTGCGTTCGCGCTACGATGCCCTGCGCGTCCCCAACGCCAACCCCGTCTACAATACGGTGTTCACCGAATATGTGGAGCTGGGCAACATGCTGCAACTGGCCCAGGCCGCCTGCCTTGCCGCCTCAGAGCGCAAGGAATCTCGCGGCGCACACACCCGCGAGGACTTCCCCAAGCGTGACGATGCCAACTTCCTCAAGCACAGCATGGTCACCATGGACGACAGCGGCAAAATGCGCATGGGCTGGAAGGAAGTGGAAATCACCAAATTCAAGCCTGAGGAGCGGAAGTACTAA
- a CDS encoding glycerate kinase gives MKIVIAPDSYKECLSALQVALSIESGFREVFPDAVYVKVPVADGGEGTVEAMVEATAGRRVDTTVRGPLGDPVDAFYGLTGDGKTAVIEMAAASGLALVPPHLRNPLNTTSYGTGQLIRSALDAGARKFILGIGGSATNEGGAGMLQALGVRLLDGQGQEIEPTGMGLGRLARIDMSAFDARLADCVIDVACDVDNPLCGPRGASAIFGPQKGATPEMVQQLDGYLQNFAAIARRDLGVDMADMPGAGAAGGMGAAMFAFLKGRLRPGSEIVTEAVGLDAHVRDADIVVTGEGRIDGQTAFGKTPVGVARVAKRYNKPVIAIGGSLRADVDAVFAHGIDAVSSVLYRPCTIDEALTEGNENLRRTARNIAAILSMGLNLGACRAGR, from the coding sequence ATGAAGATCGTCATCGCGCCCGACTCGTACAAGGAATGCCTGTCTGCCCTGCAAGTGGCCCTTTCCATCGAATCCGGCTTTCGCGAGGTTTTTCCCGATGCGGTCTACGTCAAGGTTCCTGTGGCAGACGGCGGCGAAGGCACAGTGGAAGCCATGGTGGAAGCCACGGCAGGCCGCCGGGTGGATACCACGGTACGCGGCCCGCTGGGCGACCCGGTGGATGCTTTTTACGGCCTGACCGGCGATGGCAAAACCGCAGTGATCGAAATGGCCGCAGCCAGCGGCCTGGCCCTTGTGCCGCCCCACTTGCGCAATCCCCTCAATACCACCAGCTACGGCACGGGCCAGCTTATCCGCTCTGCGCTGGATGCCGGCGCGCGCAAGTTCATTCTGGGCATTGGCGGCAGCGCCACCAACGAAGGCGGCGCTGGCATGCTTCAGGCTCTGGGGGTGCGGCTGCTGGATGGTCAGGGGCAGGAAATCGAGCCCACCGGCATGGGCCTTGGCAGGCTTGCGCGCATAGACATGTCCGCCTTTGACGCCCGCCTTGCCGACTGCGTCATCGATGTTGCCTGCGATGTGGACAACCCACTCTGCGGCCCGCGCGGCGCATCGGCCATTTTTGGCCCGCAGAAAGGGGCCACGCCTGAAATGGTGCAGCAGCTCGACGGCTATTTGCAGAACTTTGCGGCCATCGCGCGCCGCGACCTCGGCGTGGACATGGCGGACATGCCCGGCGCTGGCGCGGCTGGCGGCATGGGCGCGGCCATGTTCGCCTTTTTGAAAGGGCGGCTGCGCCCCGGCAGCGAGATTGTGACCGAAGCCGTGGGCCTGGACGCGCATGTGCGCGATGCTGATATCGTTGTTACCGGCGAGGGCCGCATTGACGGGCAGACGGCCTTTGGCAAAACTCCTGTGGGCGTTGCCCGCGTGGCAAAGCGTTACAACAAGCCGGTTATAGCCATTGGCGGTTCACTGCGGGCCGATGTGGACGCCGTATTTGCCCACGGCATTGACGCGGTTTCAAGCGTGCTCTACCGCCCCTGCACCATTGACGAGGCGCTTACCGAGGGCAATGAAAATCTGCGCAGAACAGCCCGCAACATAGCCGCCATCCTTTCCATGGGCCTGAACCTTGGCGCATGCCGCGCGGGCAGGTAG
- the hemW gene encoding radical SAM family heme chaperone HemW — translation MLLYIHVPFCSTRCRYCAFHSSPLGRGVDAAASPAVRDYVDTLFLELAHWGDQLGGSEVQSVFFGGGTPSLLSPRIIGLTMERINKYFRLVPKAEVTLEANPESLRGGHRAAQYLDAGINRLSIGVQSMDEGMLRMLGRPHKAQDSLHVAFLAREAGCANINLDLMWGLPGQSVRQWLQTLKDVIRMTPDHISAYGLTLEPGTPLELDVEEGRLTLPPERDQNIMFMEGAAMLEQHGYLHYEISNFARMGFQCRHNMGYWEGEDYLGLGPSATSTINNRRWTNPSSQAAWNARTREGNLAQTVEELTPETRVLELLMLRLRTARGLRVKEYREMTGRDFVRDHQRLVQALHENGLIRIRQGYMRLTRSGMLVSNSILSNLFARTREVLKQAALSGGLKPQAVESPEGTAEQSALHEDSPEIRPVRWPSA, via the coding sequence ATGCTGCTTTATATACATGTTCCCTTTTGCTCCACGCGCTGCCGCTACTGCGCTTTTCATTCAAGCCCGCTGGGGCGCGGCGTTGATGCGGCTGCCTCCCCAGCCGTGCGCGACTACGTGGATACCCTGTTCCTGGAGCTTGCCCACTGGGGCGATCAGCTTGGCGGCAGCGAGGTGCAGTCTGTCTTTTTTGGCGGGGGGACGCCCAGCCTGCTTTCGCCGCGCATCATCGGCCTGACCATGGAGCGCATTAACAAGTATTTCAGGCTCGTGCCCAAGGCCGAGGTGACGCTTGAGGCCAATCCGGAATCCCTGCGCGGCGGGCACCGCGCGGCCCAGTATCTGGATGCGGGCATCAACCGCCTTTCCATCGGCGTGCAGAGTATGGACGAAGGCATGCTGCGCATGCTGGGCCGTCCGCACAAGGCGCAGGACAGTCTGCACGTGGCCTTTCTGGCGCGGGAGGCGGGCTGCGCCAACATCAACCTTGATCTCATGTGGGGCCTGCCGGGGCAGAGCGTGCGCCAGTGGCTGCAAACGCTCAAGGATGTCATCCGCATGACTCCCGACCATATTTCCGCCTACGGCCTCACGCTTGAGCCGGGAACCCCGCTGGAGCTTGATGTGGAAGAAGGCCGCCTGACCCTGCCGCCGGAGCGCGACCAGAACATCATGTTCATGGAAGGCGCTGCCATGCTTGAGCAACACGGCTACCTGCACTATGAAATTTCCAATTTCGCCCGCATGGGGTTTCAGTGCCGCCACAACATGGGCTACTGGGAGGGGGAAGACTATCTTGGTCTTGGCCCTTCGGCCACGTCCACCATCAACAACCGCCGCTGGACAAATCCGTCAAGTCAGGCCGCCTGGAACGCCCGCACCCGCGAGGGGAATCTGGCCCAGACTGTGGAAGAACTCACGCCCGAAACGCGCGTGCTCGAGCTTTTGATGCTGCGCCTGCGCACGGCGCGGGGTCTACGCGTAAAAGAGTACCGCGAAATGACCGGGCGCGACTTTGTGCGCGATCACCAGCGGCTGGTGCAGGCCCTGCACGAAAACGGGCTTATCCGCATCCGGCAGGGCTATATGCGGCTGACCCGTAGTGGTATGCTGGTTTCCAACTCCATTCTCAGCAACCTGTTTGCCCGCACCCGCGAGGTACTCAAGCAGGCGGCGCTTTCCGGCGGGCTGAAGCCCCAGGCCGTGGAATCTCCCGAAGGAACAGCAGAGCAGAGTGCGCTGCACGAAGACAGCCCGGAAATCCGCCCGGTACGCTGGCCCAGCGCCTGA
- the purN gene encoding phosphoribosylglycinamide formyltransferase: MPLNIAILASGSGTNAQAMIDKAAQGVLDVNIALIVCNRPGAGVVSRAEKAGIPCLVLDHTNFPDRASFDARMVKALREAGVELVVLAGYMRLLTPVFLEAFAGRVINIHPALLPSFPGVHGGADAVNYGVKVSGCTVHFVEEKVDSGPVLIQAVVPVNAGESEDDLMSRIHVMEHRIYPQAIQWLAQGRIDVQGRQVHLKPGNSPRAPHDGDWLVWPPLEQGF, translated from the coding sequence ATGCCCCTGAATATCGCCATACTGGCCTCCGGCAGCGGCACAAACGCTCAGGCCATGATCGACAAGGCCGCCCAGGGCGTGCTGGACGTGAACATTGCCCTGATCGTTTGCAACCGCCCCGGTGCGGGTGTTGTGAGCCGTGCGGAAAAGGCGGGCATTCCCTGCCTTGTACTGGATCACACAAACTTTCCCGATCGCGCGAGCTTTGACGCCCGCATGGTTAAAGCACTGCGCGAAGCCGGGGTCGAACTTGTGGTGCTGGCGGGCTATATGCGGCTGCTGACCCCGGTATTCCTTGAGGCATTTGCCGGAAGGGTCATCAACATCCACCCGGCGCTGCTGCCAAGCTTTCCCGGCGTGCACGGCGGTGCCGATGCCGTCAATTACGGCGTCAAGGTTTCCGGCTGCACCGTGCATTTTGTGGAAGAAAAGGTGGACAGCGGCCCGGTGCTGATTCAGGCCGTTGTGCCGGTCAACGCTGGCGAAAGCGAGGACGACCTCATGAGCCGCATCCATGTGATGGAGCACCGCATCTATCCTCAGGCAATCCAGTGGCTGGCTCAGGGCCGTATAGACGTGCAGGGGCGGCAGGTGCACCTCAAGCCCGGCAACAGCCCCCGTGCGCCGCACGATGGCGACTGGCTCGTATGGCCGCCGCTGGAACAGGGATTCTAA